Proteins encoded together in one Miscanthus floridulus cultivar M001 chromosome 16, ASM1932011v1, whole genome shotgun sequence window:
- the LOC136514127 gene encoding uncharacterized protein: MEGLIPLLYKAIKDRRSHAGGGGRAYRTGGALPSSAAPVDLDDPEQRRRWLQQELRSPVHAATTAAEAEGSLLHRRTLSLEELAGEVGLSPDRRLIRVPLPKARSVRAFACIGAA, translated from the coding sequence ATGGAAGGCCTCATCCCGCTCCTCTACAAGGCCATCAAAGACCGGCGGAGCCACGCCGGTGGCGGCGGCCGTGCCTACCGCACCGGAGGTGCCCTCCCCTCCTCCGCGGCGCCCGTGGACCTGGACGACCCCGAGCAGAGGAGGCGGTGGCTGCAGCAGGAGCTGCGGTCCCCAGTCCacgcggcgacgacggcggccgaGGCAGAGGGGTCGCTGCTGCACCGGCGGACCCTGTCGCTGGAGGAGCTGGCGGGCGAGGTGGGGCTCTCGCCCGACCGGCGGCTCATCCGGGTGCCGCTGCCCAAGGCCCGGAGCGTCCGCGCCTTCGCCTGCATCGGCGCCGCCTGA